Proteins encoded together in one Telopea speciosissima isolate NSW1024214 ecotype Mountain lineage chromosome 6, Tspe_v1, whole genome shotgun sequence window:
- the LOC122665206 gene encoding protein FIZZY-RELATED 1-like — MGDPATPINENRSGTRGPPSSSSASSSLLNLPPNMTRSALSLETPSSSSSSSSSSSSKSHIDRLLGVGHHPSPSRTIYSDRFIPSRSASNFALFDISPSSNSSSEGRDDGAGTYATLLRTVLFGPDSGVVSPITPEKPAGFKGRHSPLTHPNRNIFRYKTETRRSLYSLSPFGFDDTLPGVIPSPAKTPRKVPRSPYKVLDAPALQDDFYLNLVDWSSHNMLAVGLGNCVYLWNACSSKVTKLCDLGMDDNVCSVAWAQRGTHLAVGTNDGKLQIWDAFRCKRVRTMEGHQLRVGALAWSSSMLSSGSRDKTILQRDIRAQDDFVNKLTGHKSEVCGLKWSYDNRQLASGGNDNRLFVWNQHSTQPVLKYCEHTAAVKAIAWSPHLHGLLASGGGTADRCIRFWNTTTNSHLSCMDTGSQVCNLVWSKNVNELVSTHGYSQNQIIVWRYPTMSKLATLTGHTYRVLYLAISPDGQTIVTGAGDETLRFWNVFPSPKSQNSDSDIGASSFGRTQIR; from the exons ATGGGGGATCCTGCAACTCCTATAAACGAGAACCGATCAGGGACGAGGggacccccttcttcttcctccgccTCTTCGTCACTCTTGAATCTCCCTCCCAACATGACGCGAAGCGCTCTTTCTCTTGAAActccttcgtcttcttcttcttcttcttcttcttcttcttctaagagTCACATAGATCGCCTGCTGGGTGTAGGGCATCATCCTTCTCCTTCTAGAACTATCTACAGTGACCGCTTCATCCCTAGCAGATCTGCTTCTAATTTCGCTCTCTTTGATATATCTCCGTCATCGAACTCGTCGTCGGAGGGGCGTGACGATGGGGCTGGTACTTACGCCACTCTGCTGAGGACAGTTCTCTTTGGCCCTGATTCGGGGGTTGTTTCGCCTATTACTCCTGAGAAACCCGCTGGCTTTAAAGGCCGACATTCTCCATTGACTCATCCTAATAGGAATATTTTTAGATATAAGACCGAAACCCGTCGCTCTCTctactctctctccccttttggGTTCGATGATACCTTGCCCGGGGTTATCCCTAGCCCGGCAAAGACTCCGCGGAAGGTTCCGAGGTCCCCTTACAAG GTACTGGATGCACCTGCATTGCAAGATGATTTTTATCTGAATCTTGTGGATTGGTCTTCACATAATATGTTGGCTGTGGGTTTGGGTAACTGTGTTTATCTGTGGAATGCTTGTAGTAGCAAG GTGACAAAATTGTGTGACTTAGGAATGGATGACAATGTTTGTTCGGTAGCATGGGCACAGCGTGGTACACACCTAGCTGTTGGAACTAATGATGGAAAGCTTCAG ATTTGGGATGCATTTCGGTGTAAGAGGGTAAGGACTATGGAGGGCCACCAATTGCGGGTTGGGGCTCTTGCCTGGAGTTCATCCATGTTGTCTTCAGGCAGCCGGGACAAGACTATTCTTCAACGTGATATACGTGCTCAGGATGATTTTGTTAACAAGCTCACTGGGCACAAGTCAGAG GTTTGTGGATTGAAATGGTCATACGATAACCGTCAGCTGGCATCTGGTGGGAATGATAATAGA CTTTTTGTTTGGAACCAACATTCAACACAACCTGTATTGAAGTACTGTGAGCACACAGCAGCTGTAAAAGCAATTGCATGGTCCCCACATCTTCATGGGCTTTTAGCATCTGGTGGTGGCACAGCAGACCGATGTATACGTTTTTGGAACACAACCACTAACTCGCACTTGAGTTGCATGGACACTGGCAGTCAG GTATGCAACTTAGTATGGTCTAAGAATGTCAATGAACTAGTTAGCACCCATGGCTACTCTCAAAACCAGATAATTGTGTGGAGATATCCTACAATGTCGAAG TTGGCAACACTTACTGGGCATACATATAGAGTTCTTTATCTTGCAATCTCACCTGATGGTCAG ACAATTGTCACGGGGGCAGGAGATGAGACACTTAGATTCTGGAATGTATTCCCCTCTCCAAAGTCCCAA AACAGTGACAGTGATATTGGTGCATCGTCTTTTGGAAGAACTCAAATCCGATGA
- the LOC122665009 gene encoding expansin-A7-like, protein MASLYQSLTLGFLLLYWTMVTMNIPTIEASYHHRILSGGYYRGGPWEFAHATFYGDETASETMGGACGYGNLYNSGYGTQTAALSSTLFQNGYGCGACFQMRCVQSPHCYRGSPFTTITATNLCPPNWAESSNAGGWCNPPRTHFDMSKPAFMKIADWHAGIIPVMYRRVPCMRRGGIRFQFQGNGYWLLVYVMNVGGAGDIGNIWIKGSSTRWMSMSHNWGASYQAFASLGGQALSFKVTCRTTRQTIVAWNVAPRNWNTGMTYEGRVNFR, encoded by the exons ATGGCTTCCTTGTACCAATCATTAACCCTTGGCTTCCTTCTTCTGTACTGGACGATGGTGACGATGAACATTCCAACAATTGAAGCTTCCTATCACCATCGAATATTATCGGGAGGTTATTACCGTGGAGGTCCATGGGAATTTGCTCATGCCACCTTCTACGGTGACGAAACAGCTTCTGAGACAATGG GAGGAGCTTGTGGATATGGAAACTTATACAATAGCGGTTATGGAACCCAAACAGCAGCCTTGAGTTCAACATTGTTTCAGAATGGATATGGATGTGGGGCTTGTTTTCAGATGCGGTGTGTCCAATCGCCTCACTGCTACAGGGGCTCTCCGTTCACCACCATCACTGCTACCAACCTTTGCCCACCTAATTGGGCTGAGTCTTCCAATGCTGGTGGATGGTGCAACCCACCAAGGACACACTTTGATATGTCTAAGCCTGCTTTCATGAAAATCGCCGATTGGCACGCCGGCATCATCCCAGTCATGTACCGTCG AGTACCTTGTATGAGGAGAGGTGGAATTCGATTCCAATTTCAAGGAAATGGGTATTGGTTATTAGTgtatgtgatgaatgtgggaggAGCAGGAGACATAGGAAATATTTGGATAAAAGGAAGCTCTACTAGGTGGATGAGCATGAGCCATAACTGGGGAGCATCATACCAGGCATTTGCATCTTTAGGTGGACAAGCTCTCTCTTTTAAGGTCACTTGTCGTACCACAAGGCAGACTATTGTTGCTTGGAACGTTGCTCCTAGGAACTGGAATACTGGAATGACATATGAGGGTAGAGTGAATTTCCGTtga